A genomic stretch from Chitinophaga agri includes:
- a CDS encoding sigma-70 family RNA polymerase sigma factor — protein sequence MLQQLANLPDNELMARARKLKDEEAAGILLERYSHLLAAVSLPSLNSYGNTPDDFFPSLLKRLFKSLQTQTIPKIGEWMQFFVKSQGSRTERNAFYFPTSASSDITRIEYKVEKANIDLLQKQHISAAMQAAFDQLSDDDRDMLTEFYLEQKTFAEIAGERGYTLEETRLLIKQSKQELASQVLANLEHSKPVVTEESTVTAHVKTARPRKETKSAKRTQVINVEDVISDTPEPPQTIVVNVEYNEPVIAEENSVPVNLKTARPRRETRSTKRTQVINVEDVISDAQEPAKPTAFKKPRKTRMAVNVEDIVSDTQVPNAHLAYATAVKEQPTAVLEIVSDGQAEETMPPASVKPSKRRRTIILEIPQTDNQEKAINLDYAKSGKQGQDIKDLQQGSLF from the coding sequence ATGCTACAACAACTAGCCAATTTGCCAGATAATGAGCTGATGGCCCGGGCAAGAAAGCTGAAAGATGAGGAAGCAGCAGGAATCTTACTTGAGCGATATAGTCATTTGCTGGCCGCCGTCTCTCTACCTTCTTTGAATAGCTACGGCAATACGCCGGACGACTTCTTTCCGTCTTTGCTCAAAAGGCTCTTTAAAAGTCTGCAAACACAAACCATTCCTAAAATTGGTGAATGGATGCAGTTCTTTGTAAAGTCACAGGGCAGCCGGACCGAGAGAAACGCTTTCTACTTCCCTACTTCCGCTTCGAGCGACATCACGCGGATTGAATACAAAGTAGAGAAAGCGAACATTGACCTCTTACAGAAACAACACATCTCTGCTGCGATGCAGGCGGCTTTTGACCAGCTGTCAGACGATGACAGAGATATGTTAACCGAATTCTATCTCGAACAGAAAACATTCGCAGAAATAGCCGGTGAAAGAGGCTATACACTGGAAGAAACCCGGTTACTGATCAAACAGTCCAAACAGGAACTGGCATCTCAGGTGCTCGCTAACCTGGAGCATAGCAAACCAGTGGTGACCGAAGAATCCACTGTAACTGCGCATGTGAAGACTGCCAGACCACGGAAAGAAACCAAGTCCGCCAAACGTACACAGGTGATCAATGTAGAAGATGTAATATCTGATACACCCGAACCGCCTCAGACAATAGTCGTTAACGTGGAATATAACGAACCCGTAATAGCGGAAGAAAACAGTGTGCCGGTTAATCTGAAAACTGCCAGACCACGGAGAGAAACCAGATCCACCAAGAGAACACAGGTGATCAATGTGGAAGACGTAATATCAGATGCGCAGGAGCCAGCCAAGCCTACTGCATTTAAAAAACCCAGGAAAACACGGATGGCGGTAAATGTTGAGGACATCGTATCCGATACACAGGTACCAAACGCCCACCTGGCCTATGCTACTGCTGTAAAGGAACAACCGACCGCCGTGCTGGAAATTGTTTCAGATGGACAGGCAGAAGAAACTATGCCCCCGGCATCTGTTAAGCCTTCCAAACGCAGACGGACGATCATTCTGGAAATTCCCCAAACCGACAACCAAGAAAAAGCTATAAACCTCGATTATGCAAAATCTGGAAAACAAGGACAAGATATTAAAGATCTTCAGCAAGGTTCACTGTTTTAG
- a CDS encoding GyrI-like domain-containing protein, with product MEIPSFNIIGIDVVTTNENGQSAQDIPALWHCFFSEGIADRIPNKTDQTIYAVYTDYEKDHTKPYTTIVGCKVSTLDEIPAGMAGKVIPAGKYHQQVATGNISQGSVYNEWVKIWNSGLERTFTADFEAYGARAQDPENAAVDIFVAIK from the coding sequence ATGGAAATACCATCCTTCAACATCATCGGCATCGACGTGGTCACTACAAATGAAAATGGACAATCAGCACAGGATATTCCTGCACTATGGCACTGTTTCTTCTCAGAAGGAATAGCAGACAGGATACCTAATAAAACTGATCAGACGATCTATGCTGTTTATACGGATTATGAAAAAGATCATACAAAACCTTATACCACCATTGTGGGTTGTAAAGTGTCTACCCTGGACGAGATCCCCGCGGGTATGGCAGGAAAAGTGATCCCTGCGGGTAAATACCACCAGCAGGTGGCGACAGGAAATATATCACAGGGATCTGTTTATAATGAATGGGTAAAGATCTGGAACTCCGGTCTGGAAAGAACCTTTACAGCTGATTTCGAGGCGTATGGAGCACGGGCACAGGACCCCGAAAATGCAGCCGTTGATATCTTCGTTGCCATTAAGTAA
- a CDS encoding HlyD family secretion protein, translating into MTNLAHNKVHHTQMESLCVQSHQELINIRASRILGRIITVLLIMFFIILFLPWRQTIPGRGTVTALTPEDRPQTVQNQIGGRIERWAVREGQEVKRGDTILVISETSQSYFDPELPLRLNEQLEAKKGSELAAIQKMEATNAQISALNSGLQYQLQAAENKVRQSENYVRIDSADLVAVQNLYETSKARLQRYEAGYQNGLFSLTDIETRRLKLQEDNAKVIGQQSKLNNSKQALLNARIDLDNIRAKYQESLAKAQSDMSSALSSRASVKGEIAKLRNDISNITIRRGLYIVRAPQDGYVVKTLKAGIGENIKEGESIATLQPLHPQVGVELYVNAMDVPLILDTSDVRLQFEGWPSVQFSGWPSVAVGTFAGKVWTIDRVSSKGGKYRVLIKPAVPVPVNDEPWPVQLRQGSGVYGRIILRSVPLWYEIWRQLNGFPPSLEEEPSEKMTDGKK; encoded by the coding sequence ATGACTAATCTAGCACATAATAAAGTACATCATACACAGATGGAGTCACTGTGTGTACAGTCCCATCAGGAGCTCATTAATATCAGGGCTTCACGTATACTTGGCAGGATCATTACGGTCCTCCTTATCATGTTCTTCATTATTCTCTTTTTGCCCTGGCGCCAGACTATTCCCGGCAGAGGTACCGTTACCGCATTGACGCCGGAAGACCGTCCGCAAACCGTGCAGAACCAGATCGGTGGCCGCATAGAGCGCTGGGCGGTTCGTGAAGGACAGGAAGTGAAGAGGGGCGACACGATCCTGGTGATCTCTGAGACCAGTCAGTCGTACTTCGACCCCGAACTGCCTTTACGGCTGAATGAGCAGCTGGAAGCCAAGAAAGGAAGCGAATTGGCGGCTATACAAAAGATGGAAGCCACCAATGCACAGATCAGCGCTTTGAACAGCGGTTTGCAGTATCAGTTGCAGGCGGCCGAGAACAAGGTCCGCCAGTCTGAAAACTATGTCAGGATAGACAGTGCCGACCTGGTGGCGGTGCAGAATTTATATGAGACCTCCAAAGCCCGTTTACAGCGTTATGAGGCCGGCTATCAGAACGGCTTATTCTCACTCACGGATATAGAGACCCGTCGTTTGAAACTGCAGGAAGATAATGCGAAAGTGATCGGTCAGCAGAGTAAGCTGAATAACTCAAAGCAGGCATTGCTGAACGCCCGCATAGATCTGGATAATATCAGGGCCAAGTACCAGGAATCGCTGGCGAAAGCACAGTCAGATATGAGTTCTGCATTGTCCAGCCGTGCCAGTGTAAAGGGCGAGATCGCCAAGCTGCGCAATGATATTTCCAATATCACTATCAGACGTGGTCTTTACATAGTACGTGCACCACAGGACGGCTATGTTGTTAAAACACTGAAGGCGGGTATTGGTGAGAACATTAAGGAAGGCGAATCTATTGCTACACTGCAGCCACTGCATCCGCAGGTAGGGGTCGAACTGTATGTTAACGCTATGGACGTACCGTTGATCCTGGATACGAGCGACGTACGTCTTCAGTTTGAAGGATGGCCGTCAGTGCAGTTCTCCGGATGGCCGTCAGTAGCCGTAGGAACCTTTGCAGGTAAAGTATGGACCATTGACCGCGTAAGCAGTAAAGGTGGTAAATACCGCGTGTTGATCAAACCGGCTGTACCCGTTCCTGTAAATGATGAGCCATGGCCGGTTCAGCTCAGACAGGGGTCAGGTGTGTATGGCCGTATCATTCTTCGTTCCGTACCACTATGGTATGAGATCTGGCGACAACTGAACGGTTTCCCGCCAAGTCTGGAAGAGGAACCTTCGGAGAAGATGACCGATGGTAAGAAATAG
- a CDS encoding formylglycine-generating enzyme family protein encodes MIFSLLISLLLTDTSFVQVPAGDYWVGAKGHALNPQRKVHVDAYAIGTTEITNQQFAAFVAATHYITDAERLHNAMVFEPGLKEFRWLEDSTACWRYPNGVSRGGIEEKMQHPVTTISYNDVQAYCQWAQVRLPSFEEWEIASRAGAKTTYFWGKDSRLIGRYANIWHAHDHLEADATDGYVYTAPVASFEPNSWGLYDMYGNVFEFCEGHLKEEKTVHARGGSWWCSQHSCHYFNSVDIGRVHRMASFSNQGFRVVRR; translated from the coding sequence ATGATATTCTCACTGCTGATAAGTTTATTGCTGACTGATACGTCTTTCGTACAGGTACCTGCCGGCGATTACTGGGTCGGCGCTAAAGGCCATGCCCTGAATCCTCAGCGAAAGGTGCATGTTGATGCCTATGCTATCGGTACAACGGAAATCACCAATCAACAGTTTGCCGCATTTGTAGCTGCTACGCATTATATCACTGATGCGGAGCGGCTGCACAATGCCATGGTTTTCGAACCGGGATTGAAGGAATTTCGCTGGTTAGAAGATAGTACTGCCTGCTGGCGGTATCCTAATGGGGTAAGCCGGGGCGGTATTGAAGAAAAAATGCAGCATCCTGTCACGACTATCAGCTATAACGACGTACAGGCCTATTGTCAATGGGCGCAGGTAAGACTTCCCTCGTTCGAGGAATGGGAGATCGCTTCCCGTGCCGGCGCAAAGACCACCTATTTCTGGGGAAAGGACAGCCGCTTGATCGGTCGCTATGCAAATATCTGGCATGCCCATGACCACCTGGAGGCAGATGCAACCGACGGATATGTATATACAGCTCCGGTAGCCAGTTTTGAACCTAACAGCTGGGGGCTTTACGACATGTACGGTAATGTATTTGAGTTTTGTGAAGGGCATCTGAAAGAGGAGAAAACGGTGCATGCACGGGGCGGTTCATGGTGGTGTAGCCAGCATTCCTGTCACTATTTTAACTCAGTGGATATCGGAAGGGTGCACAGAATGGCCTCTTTCAGCAATCAGGGGTTCCGGGTGGTGAGGCGATGA
- a CDS encoding HAD family hydrolase: MTNTHPFNYYLFDYDGTICNTLPTIVYSLQHAFEESGVKIPEEAAILKAVSTGINLHETLRVLHPDAAQVTTADTDVLVKAYRRLYMEHDPRLTVLFDGALTVFQQLKAAGKTVIVLSNKGVAAVEQSLQSHGLHALTDLIMAEGVMPELQLKPKPDTMMYEAVIKKQFNIKDGREVLMTGDTHADILFASNCGIRSCWAAYGYGHPAICEELKPDFTIQGISDILPLTMAF; the protein is encoded by the coding sequence ATGACGAACACCCATCCATTCAACTACTACCTGTTTGACTATGACGGCACTATCTGCAACACGCTTCCTACTATTGTCTATTCCCTGCAACATGCTTTTGAAGAAAGCGGGGTTAAAATACCGGAAGAAGCTGCGATCCTGAAGGCCGTCAGCACAGGTATCAACCTGCACGAAACACTCAGGGTACTACACCCGGATGCAGCACAAGTGACAACGGCAGATACGGACGTCCTGGTAAAGGCCTACCGCCGGCTATATATGGAGCACGATCCCCGGCTGACGGTCCTGTTTGATGGCGCCCTGACCGTCTTTCAACAGCTGAAGGCAGCAGGCAAGACGGTCATTGTATTGAGTAATAAGGGGGTTGCAGCGGTGGAGCAATCATTACAGTCCCACGGACTCCATGCACTCACGGACCTGATCATGGCAGAAGGCGTCATGCCGGAGCTGCAACTGAAGCCCAAGCCTGACACCATGATGTATGAGGCTGTCATTAAAAAGCAATTTAATATAAAAGATGGCCGGGAGGTCTTAATGACTGGTGATACCCATGCCGATATACTTTTTGCGAGCAACTGCGGCATCCGCTCCTGCTGGGCGGCTTATGGTTATGGACATCCGGCGATCTGTGAAGAACTAAAGCCAGACTTTACCATTCAGGGCATTTCAGACATCTTACCCCTGACAATGGCATTTTAG
- a CDS encoding SDR family oxidoreductase: MKSALVTGANKGIGFEVAKILAQQGFYVYIGSRLPENGAAAVAKLQAQGLSNIEAVQLDVTDQRSVDASRRIIGQKTGILDVLVNNAGIAGEYEQSALSSAVDQYQLVYDTNVFGVVRVTQAFMDLLEKSAAPRIVNVSTSMGSLSLAADIYNDNYPKRYVVYQSSKTALNMYTVQLAYELRHTPFKVNAVCPGWTQTDFTGHQGTSTPEEAGQRIAKYALIGEEGPTGQYFSEEYFAAPANCPW, encoded by the coding sequence ATGAAGTCAGCGCTGGTAACAGGTGCCAATAAAGGTATTGGTTTCGAAGTAGCGAAAATACTCGCTCAACAGGGATTCTATGTTTATATCGGTAGCCGCCTGCCGGAAAATGGGGCAGCCGCTGTGGCCAAACTGCAAGCACAGGGATTAAGTAATATAGAAGCCGTACAACTGGATGTAACTGACCAGCGGTCAGTAGATGCCTCGAGAAGGATCATAGGCCAGAAAACAGGCATTTTAGACGTCCTGGTGAACAATGCCGGTATTGCCGGAGAATATGAGCAATCTGCACTTTCCTCTGCAGTAGATCAGTATCAGCTTGTTTATGATACCAATGTGTTTGGTGTTGTAAGGGTTACACAGGCATTCATGGACCTGCTTGAAAAGTCGGCAGCCCCACGCATCGTAAACGTGAGCACCAGTATGGGATCGCTTTCGCTTGCGGCAGATATTTACAATGATAATTATCCTAAACGATATGTTGTGTATCAGTCTTCAAAAACGGCGCTGAACATGTACACCGTCCAGCTGGCGTACGAGCTGCGTCATACGCCGTTTAAAGTGAATGCCGTTTGCCCTGGCTGGACACAGACAGATTTTACGGGTCATCAGGGAACGAGTACACCGGAAGAAGCGGGTCAGCGTATTGCCAAATATGCCTTAATTGGAGAAGAGGGACCGACTGGTCAGTATTTCAGCGAAGAGTATTTTGCTGCACCTGCTAATTGTCCGTGGTAA
- a CDS encoding ABC transporter transmembrane domain-containing protein, whose product MKKKKHADAPSPWQRLVSLLHHERGSINYIFIYAVLIGAIGLTLPLGTTAVYNLLSNGSMYSSTYILIAVVLIGVVIVGALLIGQLTLVEYLEQKIFTKASMEFAYRLPRIKKEELEGEHPPELVNRFFDILTIQKGLTKLLVDIVAASVQIFFSAILLSFYHPVFMAVGLFAILAIGLVILLYYKQGVQTSMEESGHKYELVAHLEEVAGDLDKYRGNPDMMNQVVRTSDVITARYLSARNDHFSVLRKFFISSVAVRTILMGGLLLLGSYFVVERQMTFGQFVAAEVIVVQISYAVEKLMTNLNTIFDMVTGSEKLAVVTDLELEEEK is encoded by the coding sequence ATGAAGAAAAAGAAGCATGCAGACGCTCCTTCGCCGTGGCAAAGGCTGGTGAGTTTATTGCATCATGAACGCGGCTCTATTAACTATATTTTTATTTATGCTGTACTGATAGGTGCGATCGGACTGACGCTTCCGCTGGGAACAACAGCGGTTTACAATCTGTTGTCCAACGGTTCCATGTATAGCTCTACCTATATATTGATCGCTGTCGTACTGATAGGTGTAGTCATTGTCGGCGCATTGCTGATCGGCCAGTTAACTCTGGTAGAATACCTGGAGCAGAAGATATTTACAAAAGCCTCCATGGAATTTGCATACCGTCTGCCGCGTATTAAGAAAGAAGAACTGGAGGGCGAACATCCACCTGAACTGGTGAACCGTTTCTTTGATATTCTCACCATTCAGAAAGGTTTAACCAAACTGCTGGTAGATATCGTTGCCGCCTCTGTACAGATATTTTTCAGTGCTATCCTGCTTTCTTTTTATCACCCGGTATTCATGGCGGTAGGACTTTTCGCTATTCTCGCCATCGGACTGGTGATCCTGTTGTATTACAAACAAGGGGTACAGACCAGCATGGAGGAATCAGGTCATAAGTATGAACTGGTCGCTCACCTGGAAGAAGTAGCCGGTGACCTGGACAAATACCGTGGCAATCCGGACATGATGAACCAGGTGGTAAGGACGTCCGACGTTATCACCGCAAGGTACCTGTCTGCACGTAATGATCATTTCAGTGTGTTAAGAAAGTTCTTCATCAGCTCTGTGGCCGTGCGCACTATTCTAATGGGTGGACTGTTGCTGCTGGGTAGCTACTTCGTGGTGGAAAGGCAAATGACTTTCGGACAGTTTGTGGCTGCTGAAGTGATAGTCGTGCAGATCAGCTATGCTGTAGAGAAACTGATGACGAATCTGAACACCATTTTTGACATGGTTACCGGCAGCGAGAAACTGGCTGTAGTAACTGATCTGGAATTAGAAGAGGAAAAATAA
- a CDS encoding helix-turn-helix domain-containing protein, with protein sequence MEETKGLLEKIRHHDKVCIALNEHCAIPLPDDVMEILLKPHRLTYYYFQYIERGTATFKADLQEFTVNDGELAFGLPNQIFTKLPYDKNMRQYALSFDEHTLTLLPGHYPFLVNPFNVNTLSFDKEGQQRVKNLLAGLFQLLHSPGKQKKADVILAHLHTLLTEFNSAYFEQYQRQEIVSGPKLSKYIAFKLAVETNLTEQHDVQHIAEELALNASTLYSIVKEYAGVSPKEWIINRLMMEAQRRLQYSSISVKELAYELGFSDPGYFSRLFKKNTGMSVSQYIAELRDLSRN encoded by the coding sequence ATGGAAGAAACGAAGGGACTATTGGAAAAGATCAGGCATCATGATAAGGTGTGTATCGCACTGAATGAGCACTGTGCCATTCCGTTGCCGGATGACGTAATGGAGATTTTGCTAAAGCCTCACCGGCTTACATATTATTATTTTCAGTACATAGAGCGGGGTACGGCGACCTTTAAGGCTGACCTGCAGGAGTTTACGGTGAATGATGGTGAGCTGGCCTTTGGCCTGCCTAACCAGATATTTACCAAGCTGCCCTACGACAAAAACATGCGGCAATATGCGCTTTCATTTGATGAGCATACATTGACGCTGTTACCTGGACATTATCCTTTCCTGGTCAATCCATTTAATGTAAATACCCTCTCTTTTGATAAGGAGGGGCAGCAACGCGTGAAGAACCTGCTAGCGGGATTGTTTCAGTTGCTTCACAGTCCGGGAAAGCAAAAGAAGGCTGATGTTATTTTGGCGCACCTGCATACACTGCTTACCGAATTTAACTCGGCTTATTTTGAGCAATACCAGCGCCAGGAGATCGTTTCGGGGCCCAAATTATCCAAATACATTGCCTTCAAGCTGGCTGTGGAAACGAACCTTACGGAGCAACATGATGTGCAGCATATTGCTGAAGAGCTGGCATTGAATGCCAGTACATTATATAGTATTGTGAAGGAGTATGCCGGTGTTTCGCCTAAGGAATGGATCATTAACCGCCTGATGATGGAAGCACAGCGCAGGTTGCAGTATTCTTCCATCTCCGTGAAGGAACTGGCGTATGAGCTGGGCTTTAGTGATCCGGGGTATTTCTCCCGCCTCTTCAAGAAAAACACTGGCATGAGCGTTAGCCAATACATAGCTGAGCTACGCGATTTGTCCCGGAATTAA
- a CDS encoding tetratricopeptide repeat protein, translating into MQNLENKDKILKIFSKVHCFSKDQLPRYVDGRLTHMEKHLLEQHLVNCELCSEAVEVLQKPKYHTQYQAMGVKVQQYIRSSSHVASVYEAERYQKNVQIKENALTYFWGVIAALLIVVCAYLIHDQVKNEDKQHSFAVEQPIVPAAAPASGPKEPASTSQARAATTGVTATFPAAGTATAQSATVDNATAEDAAEPDKSLYKTAMAFYHDGKLDDAMSRFTQLTADSTSRYREMAHYQLAMCYKFKRQKVKARRMFEELVHMNGRMKKRAQMALNNL; encoded by the coding sequence ATGCAAAATCTGGAAAACAAGGACAAGATATTAAAGATCTTCAGCAAGGTTCACTGTTTTAGTAAAGACCAGCTGCCTCGTTATGTAGATGGCCGTTTAACTCATATGGAGAAACACCTGCTGGAACAACATCTTGTGAATTGTGAATTGTGCAGCGAGGCAGTAGAAGTACTCCAGAAGCCAAAATACCACACCCAATATCAGGCAATGGGTGTCAAGGTACAGCAGTATATCCGTAGCAGTAGTCATGTAGCTTCCGTTTACGAAGCAGAACGATACCAGAAGAATGTTCAGATCAAAGAGAACGCTTTAACTTACTTCTGGGGTGTAATAGCAGCATTGCTGATAGTAGTTTGCGCTTACCTGATCCATGATCAGGTGAAAAATGAGGACAAACAACATTCCTTTGCTGTAGAACAACCCATTGTACCAGCTGCTGCTCCTGCATCAGGTCCGAAGGAGCCGGCCTCCACCTCCCAGGCCCGTGCGGCAACTACTGGGGTAACAGCGACCTTTCCTGCTGCAGGAACAGCAACGGCCCAGTCAGCTACTGTTGATAATGCGACTGCAGAAGATGCTGCCGAACCGGATAAGTCGCTGTATAAAACTGCCATGGCCTTCTATCACGACGGCAAACTGGATGACGCGATGTCCAGGTTTACACAGCTAACTGCCGATAGTACCAGCCGATACAGGGAAATGGCTCATTACCAGCTGGCTATGTGTTATAAATTCAAAAGACAGAAGGTCAAGGCCCGTCGTATGTTTGAGGAACTGGTTCATATGAATGGCCGAATGAAGAAAAGAGCACAGATGGCCCTTAATAATCTGTAA
- a CDS encoding TolC family protein: MMMRLRRYIAASLFVLLLPGVSVFAQTPQAADTGRVFSLEDLEAIVFSHHPIVKQAALLSEAARANVLQSLGYFDPALKAAFARKLFGNTEYYDNWGGELKVPLYVAGADLKVGYDRNVGPYTAPQYYTGNTGLTAVGLTIPLGQGLLIDARRSTLWQARAMVNYAEADKVKQINGVWFSAVQDYWNWYYAYREYMLVKEGVDLAMKRFQAVRNQTLLGDKPPIDSIEAGIIVQEREIQLTKSVIELQNAMLVLSNHLWNENGNPLELPTNAVPQQVDQNLALPNRELLDALLGQADKRHPELVKLRAKGDQLDIERRYRQETLKPKVNVSGALLSRRRDFSTHVPEYYDFNWNNYKIGVEVAFPLFLRAERGKLKEVKIKQQQLDYDLIQSGREIGNNITASYNSLTAYKSQMTVQIQSINNQQLLLTGELQKFDLGESTLFLINSRESKLIDMKIKRESIISGYQKKLAELYYKAGTRQNQPNL, encoded by the coding sequence ATGATGATGAGATTAAGACGTTATATAGCTGCCAGTTTGTTCGTGTTACTGTTGCCGGGCGTAAGCGTATTTGCGCAAACGCCACAGGCAGCGGATACGGGTAGGGTGTTTTCGCTGGAAGACCTGGAAGCAATTGTTTTCAGTCATCATCCTATTGTGAAACAGGCCGCATTATTAAGCGAAGCTGCAAGGGCTAACGTATTACAGTCGCTGGGATATTTTGATCCTGCACTGAAGGCCGCATTTGCACGTAAATTATTCGGGAATACAGAATATTATGATAACTGGGGTGGAGAACTGAAAGTACCATTATATGTGGCAGGTGCCGATCTGAAGGTCGGTTATGACCGCAATGTCGGCCCTTATACAGCGCCACAGTATTATACAGGGAACACTGGTCTTACAGCAGTAGGATTAACCATACCGCTGGGTCAGGGGTTACTGATCGATGCACGACGCAGTACCCTGTGGCAGGCCAGGGCCATGGTGAACTATGCAGAAGCAGATAAGGTGAAGCAGATCAACGGCGTATGGTTCAGTGCTGTGCAGGATTACTGGAACTGGTATTATGCCTACCGGGAATATATGCTGGTGAAAGAAGGGGTAGACCTGGCCATGAAGCGCTTCCAGGCGGTGAGGAATCAGACGCTCCTGGGAGACAAGCCACCTATTGACTCCATAGAGGCAGGTATTATCGTACAGGAAAGGGAGATCCAGCTGACAAAAAGTGTGATTGAATTACAGAACGCCATGCTCGTCTTGTCCAACCACTTATGGAATGAGAATGGCAATCCGCTGGAACTGCCTACGAACGCCGTCCCTCAGCAGGTAGACCAGAACCTCGCACTGCCTAACAGGGAGCTGCTGGATGCGTTATTAGGTCAGGCAGATAAGAGACATCCGGAACTGGTGAAGCTGCGCGCCAAGGGGGACCAGCTGGATATTGAACGCCGTTACAGACAGGAGACACTGAAGCCCAAGGTGAATGTCAGCGGGGCATTATTATCCAGAAGAAGGGACTTCAGCACACATGTACCGGAGTATTATGACTTTAACTGGAATAACTACAAGATAGGGGTAGAGGTGGCCTTTCCGTTGTTCCTGCGTGCAGAGCGTGGTAAACTGAAGGAAGTGAAGATCAAGCAGCAGCAGTTAGACTATGACCTGATACAATCAGGCCGTGAGATCGGTAATAACATTACGGCGTCCTATAATAGTCTTACTGCCTATAAGTCCCAGATGACGGTGCAGATCCAGAGTATTAATAATCAGCAGTTACTACTGACAGGTGAGTTGCAGAAATTCGATCTGGGAGAAAGTACCCTCTTCCTCATCAATAGCCGCGAGAGTAAACTGATCGATATGAAGATCAAGCGGGAAAGCATTATCTCGGGTTATCAGAAAAAGCTGGCAGAGCTGTACTACAAAGCGGGTACAAGACAAAACCAGCCTAACTTATAA
- a CDS encoding CPCC family cysteine-rich protein: MNDAEILAAFHARRYHYDTYLQANDIQQYTCPGCGFPSLNERGGFNICDVCTWEDDGQDDHAEGLIAALRVEGVQISGPNGQLSLTDNRMNIGRILETNTELINGEIDFDVARVLQTLDFYRQRKVEIEGRMTGEESLQDHILLEWKEVKKDLQMALIVPKE, translated from the coding sequence ATGAACGATGCCGAAATATTAGCCGCTTTCCATGCCAGGAGGTACCATTACGATACCTACCTGCAGGCCAACGATATCCAGCAGTATACCTGTCCGGGATGTGGTTTTCCATCGCTTAACGAGCGGGGAGGTTTTAACATATGTGATGTGTGTACCTGGGAAGATGATGGTCAGGATGACCATGCAGAGGGGCTGATAGCCGCATTGCGGGTGGAAGGTGTGCAAATATCCGGGCCTAACGGACAACTGTCTTTAACAGACAACAGGATGAATATAGGACGGATACTGGAAACAAATACAGAACTGATCAACGGTGAGATAGATTTTGATGTGGCCAGGGTGTTGCAAACACTGGATTTCTACCGGCAGCGCAAAGTGGAGATAGAAGGAAGAATGACAGGAGAGGAATCTTTGCAGGACCATATTCTCCTGGAATGGAAGGAGGTAAAGAAGGATTTGCAGATGGCATTGATAGTGCCAAAAGAATAA
- a CDS encoding glycosyl-4,4'-diaponeurosporenoate acyltransferase CrtO family protein has product MENHIPDRYTAGYRWPAGRYRNGTSWHGKRLIFRHRSYGLKVFHSRKSNKVVICAPLCLMPAPHYGLLLVMLLLTGHALSYQWRWMPVMIVCNVIFNAYPVLLQQYVRIRLRRML; this is encoded by the coding sequence ATGGAAAACCACATCCCGGACAGGTATACTGCTGGATATCGTTGGCCTGCAGGTAGGTATCGTAATGGTACCTCCTGGCATGGAAAGCGGCTAATATTTCGGCATCGTTCATATGGACTAAAGGTATTCCATTCCCGGAAAAGCAACAAAGTAGTTATTTGTGCCCCTCTTTGCCTGATGCCGGCCCCCCACTATGGCTTACTGCTGGTAATGCTGCTCCTCACGGGACATGCGCTGAGCTATCAATGGCGATGGATGCCGGTGATGATCGTGTGTAATGTTATATTTAATGCGTATCCGGTCCTCCTGCAACAGTATGTGCGTATAAGACTGAGACGAATGTTATGA